A stretch of Parvimonas micra DNA encodes these proteins:
- a CDS encoding M42 family metallopeptidase → MDKNYVTNLLEELLNIYSPTGDTENAICFMEKKFKELNIPSRRTNKNALIATIEGEEKEAITFSGHVDTLGLMVKEIKANGRLAFSLVGGFSPTSVETENVFIKTYDGKLIPGTVLYNEASVHVYDTTTTAQRSIKNMEVRIDEVVKNAEDVRKLGISVGDFICLDPRCRIYDSGFIKSRHLDDKACIAAMMGLAKHLVDNKIKPKKTINFFISNYEEIGHGSSFIPENTVEFFAVDMAAPGVGQESDERAVTICAMDSSTPYDLGMRNKLRKIAEEKKIDYRIDIYPHYGSDATAALRAGHDIRCALIGPGVDASHSYERTHILGIENTCKLMLEYLLAK, encoded by the coding sequence ATGGATAAAAATTATGTTACAAATTTACTTGAAGAGTTACTAAACATCTACAGTCCTACTGGAGATACTGAAAATGCAATTTGTTTTATGGAAAAAAAGTTTAAGGAATTGAATATTCCTTCAAGAAGAACTAATAAGAATGCTCTAATAGCTACAATAGAAGGCGAAGAAAAAGAAGCTATAACTTTTTCAGGTCATGTTGATACTTTAGGTTTAATGGTTAAGGAAATAAAAGCGAATGGACGTCTAGCTTTTAGCTTAGTTGGTGGTTTTTCTCCTACAAGTGTTGAAACTGAAAATGTGTTTATTAAAACTTATGACGGAAAATTAATTCCTGGAACTGTTCTATATAATGAAGCATCAGTTCATGTTTATGATACTACAACAACTGCTCAACGTTCTATAAAAAATATGGAAGTAAGAATTGATGAGGTTGTTAAAAATGCTGAAGATGTTAGAAAACTTGGCATTTCAGTTGGAGATTTTATCTGTTTAGATCCAAGATGTAGAATTTATGACTCTGGTTTTATTAAATCAAGACATTTGGATGATAAAGCCTGTATAGCTGCTATGATGGGACTTGCAAAACATTTAGTTGATAATAAAATAAAACCTAAGAAAACAATTAATTTCTTTATAAGCAATTACGAAGAAATTGGTCATGGTTCAAGCTTTATTCCTGAAAATACTGTTGAATTTTTTGCTGTAGATATGGCGGCTCCTGGTGTTGGACAAGAATCTGATGAAAGAGCTGTAACAATTTGTGCGATGGATTCTTCAACACCTTATGATTTAGGAATGAGAAATAAATTAAGAAAAATTGCTGAAGAAAAGAAAATTGATTATAGAATAGATATTTATCCACATTATGGATCAGATGCAACTGCCGCACTTAGAGCAGGACATGATATTCGTTGTGCATTAATTGGCCCAGGAGTTGATGCTAGCCATAGTTATGAAAGAACTCATATCTTAGGTATAGAAAATACTTGTAAATTAATGTTAGAATATTTATTAGCTAAATAA
- a CDS encoding C69 family dipeptidase, producing the protein MACTTILVGKNATYDGSTMVARNEDSPSGQFCEKKFIVVHPKEQPVKYKSVLSHVKIDLPTNPMRYTCMPNAVDNEGIWGACGVNELNISMTATETLTSNERVLGADPLVEFVPAVGKKGDKDYVAEKVGGIGEEDMVTLVLPYIKSAREGVIRLGEILEKYGTYEMNGIAFQDVNEIWWLETIGGHHWIARRVPDDCYVIMPNQLGLDYFDLEDAFGEQKEYMCSADLKDFINRYHLDLSIDGSLNPRDAFGSHSDADHTYNTPRAWVLQRYFNPLTNYWDGMEADYVPESDDIPWCRTPDKKITVEDIKYALSNHFQGTPYDPYGKFSNEKGKFRPIGINRNNFLGLVQIRPYMPETIRSIEWLALGSNVFNAMIPFYVNIDKTPEYLANTTGVPTTDDFYWTNRLVAALADAHYASCSSHIERYQLAIQSKCNEIINKYDDKFLSKKVAKGKIVEFCENANEEIATELRKQTIDLLSKVLYTASCEMKNGFSRSDA; encoded by the coding sequence ATGGCTTGTACTACAATTTTAGTTGGAAAAAATGCTACTTATGATGGATCAACAATGGTTGCTCGTAATGAGGACTCTCCATCAGGTCAATTTTGTGAAAAGAAGTTTATAGTTGTTCATCCAAAGGAACAACCTGTAAAATATAAATCAGTTTTATCTCATGTTAAAATTGACTTACCTACTAATCCTATGCGTTATACTTGCATGCCTAATGCAGTTGATAATGAAGGAATTTGGGGTGCTTGTGGTGTTAATGAATTAAATATTTCTATGACTGCAACTGAAACTTTAACTTCAAATGAAAGAGTATTAGGTGCAGATCCTCTTGTAGAATTCGTTCCTGCAGTAGGAAAAAAAGGTGATAAAGATTATGTTGCTGAAAAAGTAGGCGGAATAGGTGAAGAAGATATGGTTACTTTAGTTTTACCATATATTAAATCTGCTCGTGAAGGTGTAATTAGACTTGGAGAAATTTTAGAAAAGTATGGCACTTATGAAATGAATGGTATAGCTTTTCAAGATGTTAATGAAATTTGGTGGTTAGAAACTATCGGAGGTCATCATTGGATTGCAAGACGTGTTCCTGACGATTGCTATGTAATTATGCCAAATCAACTTGGTCTTGATTATTTTGATTTAGAAGATGCTTTTGGAGAACAAAAAGAATATATGTGTTCTGCTGACTTAAAAGATTTTATAAATAGATATCATCTAGATCTTTCTATTGATGGATCTTTAAATCCTAGAGACGCTTTTGGTAGTCACTCTGATGCAGATCATACTTATAATACTCCTCGTGCTTGGGTATTACAAAGATATTTCAATCCACTTACAAATTATTGGGATGGAATGGAAGCTGATTATGTACCAGAATCAGATGATATTCCATGGTGTAGAACTCCAGATAAAAAAATAACTGTTGAAGATATTAAATATGCACTTTCTAATCATTTCCAAGGAACACCTTATGATCCTTATGGTAAATTCTCAAATGAAAAAGGAAAATTCAGACCAATTGGAATTAATAGAAATAATTTCTTAGGTCTTGTACAAATAAGACCTTATATGCCTGAAACAATTAGAAGCATTGAATGGCTTGCTCTTGGTTCAAATGTATTTAATGCAATGATTCCTTTCTATGTAAATATAGATAAGACACCTGAATATTTAGCAAATACTACAGGAGTACCTACTACAGATGATTTCTATTGGACAAATCGTTTAGTAGCAGCTTTAGCAGATGCTCATTATGCTTCTTGTAGTTCACATATTGAACGTTATCAATTAGCTATTCAATCAAAATGTAATGAAATAATTAATAAATACGACGATAAATTCTTAAGTAAAAAAGTAGCTAAAGGAAAAATTGTTGAATTTTGTGAAAATGCAAATGAAGAAATTGCAACAGAACTAAGAAAACAAACAATTGATTTACTAAGCAAAGTTCTTTACACAGCAAGCTGTGAAATGAAAAATGGATTTTCAAGATCTGACGCTTAA
- the pdxS gene encoding pyridoxal 5'-phosphate synthase lyase subunit PdxS, translating to MKKKDLTQNFVGGVIMDVTTPEQAKIAEKAGAVAVMALERIPADIRVAGGVSRMSDPAMIKSIMKAVSIPVMAKCRIGHFVEAQILQEIGIDYIDESEVLSPADNIHHVDKTKFNTPFVCGARDLGEALRRIQEGARMIRTKGEAGTGDVVQAVSHMRKIQGEIRQVTAMAEDELFEKAKEFKVPYELLKYVHENGKLPVVNFSAGGVATPADAALMRQLGAEGVFVGSGIFKSGNPEKRAKAIVEAVKHYNDPKVIAKVSENLGEAMVGINENEIEIIMAERGI from the coding sequence ATGAAAAAGAAAGATTTAACACAAAATTTTGTAGGCGGAGTTATAATGGATGTTACAACACCAGAACAAGCAAAGATAGCTGAAAAAGCAGGTGCAGTAGCTGTAATGGCTTTAGAAAGAATTCCTGCTGATATTCGTGTTGCTGGTGGTGTTTCAAGAATGAGCGACCCTGCAATGATTAAAAGTATAATGAAAGCTGTTTCTATTCCTGTTATGGCAAAATGCAGAATCGGACATTTTGTTGAAGCTCAAATTTTACAAGAAATAGGAATAGATTACATTGATGAAAGTGAAGTGCTATCTCCTGCTGATAATATTCATCATGTAGATAAAACAAAATTTAATACACCTTTTGTATGTGGTGCAAGAGATTTAGGAGAAGCTTTAAGACGTATTCAAGAAGGTGCAAGAATGATTCGTACAAAAGGAGAAGCAGGTACGGGAGATGTTGTTCAAGCTGTATCACATATGAGAAAAATTCAAGGAGAAATCCGCCAAGTAACTGCAATGGCAGAAGATGAATTATTTGAAAAAGCAAAAGAATTTAAAGTTCCTTATGAATTATTAAAATATGTTCATGAAAATGGAAAACTTCCAGTTGTTAATTTTTCAGCTGGTGGTGTTGCAACTCCGGCAGATGCAGCTCTTATGAGACAATTGGGAGCTGAAGGCGTATTTGTGGGCTCAGGAATTTTTAAATCAGGAAATCCTGAAAAAAGAGCTAAGGCAATAGTTGAAGCAGTTAAACATTACAATGATCCTAAGGTTATTGCTAAAGTCTCTGAAAATCTTGGAGAAGCTATGGTAGGAATCAACGAAAATGAAATTGAAATTATTATGGCTGAAAGAGGAATTTAA
- a CDS encoding thiamine diphosphokinase, with amino-acid sequence MKIAYIFFNGKLLGNVNFFKNFFMENKGDIFCADGGANLCHELNLTPNEIWGDLDSIDKDILSFYEEKNVIIKKFPKDKDFTDSELILNYIKEKSYDKIYCIGAFGGDIDHELTNINLMFKYDNLFLLKENELLFKIEKEFYFKNELNTKISFIPFSEEIKNLTLSGFKYNVNNITLKKGDSLCISNIIEANSAKVTFDKGKILCVIKK; translated from the coding sequence ATGAAAATTGCTTATATATTTTTTAATGGAAAACTTTTAGGAAATGTAAATTTTTTTAAAAATTTTTTTATGGAAAATAAAGGAGATATCTTTTGTGCAGATGGCGGTGCTAATCTATGTCACGAATTGAATTTAACCCCAAATGAAATTTGGGGAGACTTAGATTCAATTGATAAAGATATTTTAAGCTTTTACGAAGAAAAAAATGTAATTATAAAAAAATTCCCTAAAGATAAAGATTTTACTGATTCAGAATTAATTTTAAACTATATAAAAGAAAAATCATATGATAAAATCTACTGTATTGGTGCATTCGGTGGAGATATAGATCATGAACTTACAAATATTAATTTAATGTTTAAATATGATAATTTATTTTTGTTGAAAGAAAATGAACTGCTTTTTAAAATAGAAAAAGAATTTTATTTTAAAAATGAACTAAATACTAAAATTTCTTTTATACCATTTTCAGAAGAAATAAAAAATTTAACATTATCTGGTTTTAAATATAATGTTAATAATATTACTCTTAAAAAAGGAGACTCTCTTTGCATAAGTAATATTATAGAAGCAAATTCTGCAAAAGTAACTTTTGATAAAGGAAAAATTTTATGTGTGATAAAAAAATAA